In one Rhodocyclaceae bacterium genomic region, the following are encoded:
- the rplC gene encoding 50S ribosomal protein L3 — translation MSIGLVGRKVGMTRIFTDDGDSVPVTVVDVSNNRVAQVKSVENDGYSAVQVAFGSRRASRVIKPAAGHFAKAGVQAGTALKEFRLAAPVADDIKPGSVIDVDLFKVGQLVDVSGTTHGKGFAGAIKRHHFSSNRASHGNSVSHNSPGSIGQNQDPGRVFPGKRMAGHLGDVRRTVQNLEIVRIDAERKLLLLKGAVPGAKGGHLIVRAAVKAGA, via the coding sequence ATGAGCATCGGACTCGTCGGCCGCAAGGTCGGCATGACTCGCATCTTCACCGATGACGGAGATTCTGTGCCCGTCACGGTGGTCGATGTTTCCAACAACCGTGTCGCGCAGGTGAAGTCGGTCGAGAACGACGGCTACTCGGCGGTGCAGGTTGCCTTCGGCTCGCGCCGCGCCAGCCGTGTGATCAAGCCGGCTGCCGGCCATTTCGCGAAGGCCGGCGTGCAGGCCGGGACCGCGCTGAAAGAGTTCCGCCTGGCAGCGCCGGTCGCCGACGATATCAAGCCCGGTTCCGTGATCGACGTCGATCTGTTCAAGGTCGGCCAGCTCGTCGACGTGTCAGGCACGACGCACGGCAAGGGTTTTGCCGGCGCGATCAAGCGCCATCACTTCTCGTCGAACCGTGCCAGCCACGGCAACTCGGTTTCGCACAACAGCCCGGGTTCGATCGGCCAGAACCAGGATCCGGGTCGTGTGTTCCCCGGCAAGCGGATGGCCGGCCACCTCGGCGATGTCCGCCGTACGGTGCAGAACCTCGAGATCGTGCGCATCGACGCCGAGCGCAAGCTGCTGCTGCTCAAGGGTGCCGTCCCCGGTGCCAAGGGTGGCCATCTGATCGTCCGCGCCGCGGTCAAGGCAGGTGCCTGA
- the rplD gene encoding 50S ribosomal protein L4, whose product MELKLIDSQGNSSSTLAASDQLFAREFNEALVHQVVVAYQANARQGTRAQKERSQVNKSTKKPWRQKGTGRARAGRASSPLWRGGGKVFASQTDENFTQKVNRKMYRAGVAAILSQLAREDRLCVVDAFTVDSPKTKMLADKVKGMGFDDVLIVTDQLDENLFLSSRNLSYVGVLRVEQTDPLSLLQFDKVLFTRNAIARLEEILK is encoded by the coding sequence ATGGAACTGAAACTCATCGATTCGCAGGGTAATTCGAGCTCGACGCTGGCGGCCAGCGACCAGCTGTTCGCGCGCGAGTTCAACGAGGCACTGGTACACCAGGTTGTGGTGGCCTACCAGGCCAACGCGCGCCAGGGTACCCGTGCCCAGAAAGAACGCAGTCAGGTCAACAAGAGCACCAAGAAGCCGTGGCGCCAGAAAGGTACTGGCCGTGCGCGTGCAGGCCGTGCCTCCAGCCCGCTGTGGCGTGGCGGCGGCAAGGTGTTCGCATCGCAGACCGACGAGAACTTCACCCAGAAGGTGAACCGCAAGATGTACCGCGCCGGCGTGGCTGCGATCCTCTCGCAGCTCGCACGTGAAGACCGCCTGTGCGTGGTCGACGCGTTCACCGTCGACTCGCCGAAGACCAAGATGCTGGCCGACAAGGTCAAGGGCATGGGCTTCGACGACGTGCTGATCGTGACCGACCAGCTCGACGAGAACCTGTTCCTGTCCTCGCGCAACCTTTCGTATGTGGGTGTGTTGCGCGTCGAGCAGACCGACCCGCTTTCGCTGTTGCAGTTCGACAAGGTGCTCTTCACCCGGAACGCAATTGCCCGCCTCGA